A window of Rufibacter sp. LB8 contains these coding sequences:
- a CDS encoding inorganic diphosphatase: MLETTKKSAFNPWHDVEYGDNAPAVVTGIIEIPKGSKAKYELDKDSGMLKLDRVLFSAVHYPANYGFIPQTYCDDKDPLDILVLCSIDVAPMCLIDAKVIGVMQMIDNNEEDDKIIAVAANDMSVKHFNDISELPPHTLLEIQRFFEDYKKLENKEVIVENFLGREDAYKIIQQSIELYNTTFRENN; this comes from the coding sequence ATGTTAGAAACAACAAAAAAGAGTGCCTTCAACCCCTGGCACGATGTAGAGTACGGCGACAACGCCCCCGCCGTGGTAACCGGTATCATTGAGATTCCCAAAGGCTCCAAAGCCAAATATGAGTTAGACAAAGACAGCGGCATGCTGAAACTGGACCGCGTGTTGTTTTCGGCGGTGCATTACCCGGCCAACTACGGGTTCATTCCGCAGACCTATTGTGATGACAAAGATCCCCTGGATATTCTGGTGCTTTGCTCTATTGACGTGGCGCCCATGTGCCTGATTGATGCCAAAGTGATTGGCGTGATGCAGATGATTGACAACAACGAAGAAGATGACAAGATCATCGCCGTGGCGGCCAATGATATGTCTGTGAAACACTTCAATGACATCTCTGAGTTACCCCCGCACACCTTGCTGGAGATTCAGCGTTTCTTTGAGGACTACAAGAAACTGGAGAACAAGGAAGTGATTGTAGAGAATTTCCTGGGCCGCGAAGATGCCTACAAGATCATCCAGCAGAGCATTGAGCTCTACAACACCACGTTCAGAGAGAACAACTAA
- a CDS encoding DinB family protein, protein MNTNTLLTQLTAQVQQGIATVTTEFLPLDSAALNFKPHATSWSILECLEHLNRYSRFYLPYLEKAVAAAPTLANPAPVRYSWLGKKSLDLVNPANGKKHKTLKHMNPHNSLLNRAVITEFLQHQNTLLPLLGKAATADVNQKTIPVEFFKLLKMRTAEAFEFVVTHQNRHLAQAQRVQAQVQQPISLVV, encoded by the coding sequence ATGAACACTAACACCTTACTCACCCAACTAACCGCGCAGGTACAACAGGGTATTGCTACCGTCACCACAGAATTCCTTCCGCTGGACAGTGCCGCCCTCAACTTCAAACCGCACGCCACTAGCTGGAGCATTTTGGAATGCCTGGAACACCTCAACCGCTACAGCCGTTTTTACCTACCGTATTTGGAGAAAGCCGTGGCCGCTGCGCCCACGTTGGCAAACCCAGCGCCGGTGCGTTATTCCTGGCTGGGCAAGAAATCACTGGATTTGGTGAATCCTGCTAACGGCAAGAAGCACAAGACGCTCAAACACATGAACCCGCACAACAGCCTCTTGAACCGCGCGGTCATCACAGAATTCCTGCAGCACCAGAACACGCTCTTGCCATTGTTAGGGAAAGCGGCTACCGCCGATGTAAACCAGAAAACCATTCCGGTGGAATTCTTCAAATTGCTAAAAATGCGCACCGCCGAGGCGTTTGAGTTTGTGGTAACGCACCAAAACCGCCACTTGGCGCAGGCCCAACGCGTGCAAGCCCAAGTGCAGCAGCCCATCAGTCTAGTTGTTTGA
- the pafA gene encoding alkaline phosphatase PafA has product MGKQSIRFWFLLLLALCTSTSVFAQKKKKKNAAPDKPKLVIGIVVDQMRYDYLYRYWGKYSNNGFKRLINEGFNFRNNHYNYVPTYTGPGHASIYTGTTPAIHGIVGNDWYNRATGRNIYCSEDKSVKTVGSTSKAGEMSPVNMLSTTITDELKLATNQKSKVIGLSLKDRGSILPAGHSANAAYWYDGANGAMITSTYYMQELPAWVQAFNARRLPEQYTSQPWNTLLPIDQYTQSTADDQRHEGVFSGEAKPIFPHNIPAYRGKTFDILRSIPAGNTYTKDFAIEAIKAESLGKGEVTDFLAVSFSTPDYVGHQFGPNAIEVEDLYLRLDLELADFLKFLDGHLGKQNVLIFLTADHGAAQNPQYMKSLRIPAGNSNNAVMTDSLKKHLNSKFGTADWVSSFMNQQVYLNHAVVESKKANLTEIQEEVARFMQRFPGVLRSFTADALMKSHWTRGLGMLMENGYMPYRSGDVLVAFQPGWYENWGRTEAKGTTHGSSWTYDTHIPLLWYGWQIPAGESTVRTEIIDIAPSLAAWLRIQEPNGTIGRALLEHMR; this is encoded by the coding sequence ATGGGAAAACAGTCCATACGCTTTTGGTTCTTGCTTTTGCTGGCGCTTTGCACGAGCACCTCGGTGTTCGCGCAGAAGAAAAAGAAGAAGAACGCGGCCCCAGATAAACCGAAGCTAGTGATTGGGATTGTGGTGGACCAGATGCGCTATGATTACCTCTACCGCTACTGGGGCAAGTACTCTAACAACGGGTTCAAGCGGTTAATCAACGAAGGCTTCAACTTTCGGAACAACCATTACAATTACGTTCCTACTTATACAGGTCCGGGCCATGCGTCTATCTACACTGGCACCACGCCCGCCATACACGGTATTGTGGGCAATGACTGGTACAACCGTGCCACCGGCCGCAACATCTATTGTTCTGAGGATAAGTCCGTGAAAACCGTGGGCAGTACCTCCAAAGCCGGGGAAATGTCGCCGGTGAACATGTTGAGTACTACCATCACAGATGAACTCAAACTAGCCACCAACCAGAAAAGCAAAGTCATTGGCCTGAGCTTGAAAGACAGAGGTTCTATTCTTCCGGCGGGGCATTCGGCGAATGCGGCATATTGGTATGACGGCGCCAACGGCGCCATGATCACCAGCACCTATTACATGCAGGAACTTCCGGCGTGGGTACAGGCGTTCAACGCCCGCAGGCTGCCTGAACAGTATACCAGCCAACCCTGGAACACGCTGTTGCCCATAGACCAATACACGCAGAGCACCGCAGATGACCAACGCCACGAAGGTGTTTTTTCGGGCGAAGCCAAGCCTATTTTTCCGCACAACATTCCCGCCTACCGCGGCAAGACGTTTGACATTCTCAGATCCATTCCCGCCGGAAACACCTATACCAAGGATTTCGCCATTGAGGCCATTAAAGCCGAGAGCCTGGGCAAAGGCGAAGTCACCGATTTTCTGGCCGTCAGTTTCTCAACGCCAGATTATGTGGGGCACCAGTTCGGGCCGAACGCCATTGAGGTGGAAGACCTATATTTGCGCCTTGATTTGGAATTGGCTGATTTTCTGAAATTTTTGGATGGTCATTTAGGCAAACAGAACGTATTGATATTCCTGACCGCTGACCACGGCGCCGCGCAAAATCCGCAGTACATGAAAAGCCTGCGCATTCCGGCCGGCAATTCCAACAATGCGGTCATGACAGATTCGCTCAAAAAGCACCTGAACAGCAAGTTTGGGACGGCAGACTGGGTGAGCAGTTTCATGAACCAGCAGGTGTACCTGAACCACGCGGTGGTGGAAAGTAAGAAGGCCAACCTCACCGAAATACAGGAAGAGGTAGCAAGGTTCATGCAACGGTTCCCGGGCGTGTTGCGGTCTTTCACCGCAGATGCCTTGATGAAGTCGCACTGGACGCGCGGCTTGGGCATGCTGATGGAGAATGGTTATATGCCGTACCGGTCAGGAGACGTGTTAGTGGCGTTTCAGCCGGGCTGGTATGAGAACTGGGGCCGAACCGAGGCCAAAGGCACTACGCACGGCAGTTCGTGGACCTATGACACGCACATACCGCTGCTGTGGTACGGCTGGCAGATTCCGGCGGGCGAGTCAACGGTAAGAACAGAGATTATAGACATAGCGCCCAGTTTGGCGGCGTGGCTGCGCATTCAGGAGCCCAACGGAACCATCGGGCGCGCCTTGTTAGAACACATGCGGTAA
- a CDS encoding phosphatase PAP2 family protein: protein MKKNLTSRLSRSLRSITLIPCLWLALLPAPSALAQVTTDTLTTTQLADTTKAGVPVVTLDPALQKGALRKRLIAPAIFIGAGLLMIDNGLYDRHDVRYDLRTKAFPNFKSDIDDFLIFAPTVGLVALDIFSSQNQHNVTRQVGLLVASSAVASAMLWPLKQATNVPRPNGENDYSFPSGHTTYAFVIATMVSREFKGKSKWIGIASYTAAGTTGMMRVLNDAHWFSDVLAGAGVGILSTNLVYLAHDRWFKNKGLNKDWRADVVPTVMFNGSPGVGLVFHLN, encoded by the coding sequence ATGAAAAAAAATCTTACCTCCCGCCTCTCCAGGTCCCTGCGGAGCATCACCCTTATTCCCTGTCTGTGGCTGGCCTTGCTGCCCGCCCCGTCGGCCCTAGCCCAGGTGACCACAGATACCCTCACTACCACGCAATTGGCAGACACCACCAAGGCTGGTGTGCCAGTAGTTACGCTTGACCCGGCCCTGCAGAAAGGCGCCCTCCGGAAACGCCTCATTGCCCCGGCTATCTTCATTGGAGCTGGTTTGCTTATGATTGACAACGGCCTCTATGACCGGCATGACGTGCGCTATGACTTAAGGACGAAGGCGTTCCCCAACTTCAAATCAGACATAGATGACTTCCTCATTTTCGCGCCCACGGTGGGCTTGGTAGCCTTGGACATTTTCTCGTCACAGAACCAGCACAACGTGACCCGGCAAGTGGGGCTTTTGGTGGCTTCTTCGGCAGTGGCTTCTGCCATGCTGTGGCCGCTCAAGCAAGCCACCAACGTTCCCAGGCCAAACGGTGAAAACGATTATTCCTTTCCGTCTGGCCACACCACTTACGCCTTTGTGATTGCCACCATGGTGAGCCGCGAGTTCAAGGGCAAAAGCAAATGGATTGGCATTGCCAGCTACACCGCCGCCGGTACCACCGGCATGATGCGCGTGCTCAATGACGCCCACTGGTTCTCAGATGTATTGGCTGGCGCCGGCGTGGGTATTCTCTCCACCAATTTGGTGTACCTGGCGCATGACCGCTGGTTCAAGAACAAAGGCCTCAACAAAGACTGGCGCGCCGATGTGGTGCCTACTGTCATGTTCAACGGGTCGCCGGGCGTGGGCCTGGTTTTCCATCTCAACTAG
- a CDS encoding toxin-antitoxin system YwqK family antitoxin — MAGLLVLLLSVPSFGQINVLTSEKPVKIESIEETYRVVGPDSVVFCYNYNWRLVKPECATYFRHTKLSEEGYFTGPFKEYNRQAELLYTGAYAQKKKEGLFQEFYRNGKTKVAGHYKNDKLTGNWELFYETGEPKCVLLYTENSVYILSAWDQAGNQTVKNGNGTMNILFGANEYLQGLVQDSVMEGTWTSSTQGMPIFTEEFKKGEFVSGQFPGRQKKPNSYKNSQIRLFFQHDFSDPEKFEFMATCTPNKPMRMAVPTNPPTYHQDNSWVAQALFLKLKRSRLATSFWQKRGQINFTFVVNEKGVVKDVQLTEESAKRFYLYLDLVPVMQDALASLGDWAPATQKGQPVAYKMSLSVELNEATIGIQYRNEGPMD; from the coding sequence TTGGCAGGCCTGCTTGTCCTGCTTTTGTCTGTGCCCAGCTTCGGGCAGATCAATGTGCTCACCAGTGAGAAACCCGTCAAGATTGAATCTATAGAAGAGACGTACCGCGTGGTGGGCCCCGACAGTGTGGTGTTCTGCTACAATTATAATTGGCGCTTGGTCAAGCCAGAGTGCGCCACGTATTTTCGGCATACCAAGCTTTCAGAGGAGGGTTATTTTACGGGGCCGTTCAAAGAATACAACCGGCAGGCCGAGCTGCTGTATACCGGCGCCTACGCCCAGAAGAAAAAAGAAGGCCTGTTCCAGGAGTTCTACCGCAACGGCAAGACCAAAGTGGCCGGCCACTACAAAAATGACAAGCTAACCGGCAATTGGGAGCTGTTCTATGAAACCGGCGAACCCAAGTGCGTGCTGCTGTACACAGAAAACTCAGTGTACATTCTGTCTGCCTGGGACCAGGCTGGCAACCAGACCGTGAAAAACGGTAACGGCACCATGAACATTCTGTTTGGTGCCAATGAATACCTGCAAGGTTTGGTGCAAGACAGCGTGATGGAAGGCACCTGGACCAGTTCAACCCAAGGCATGCCCATTTTCACAGAGGAGTTTAAGAAGGGCGAGTTTGTTTCGGGCCAATTTCCTGGCAGACAAAAGAAGCCTAATTCCTACAAAAATTCTCAGATACGGCTGTTCTTCCAGCATGATTTTTCAGACCCGGAGAAATTTGAGTTCATGGCCACGTGCACGCCCAACAAACCCATGCGCATGGCAGTGCCCACCAATCCGCCCACCTACCACCAAGATAACAGTTGGGTGGCGCAGGCCCTGTTTTTAAAATTAAAAAGGAGCCGGTTGGCCACCTCTTTCTGGCAAAAGCGCGGCCAAATCAATTTCACCTTTGTGGTCAATGAAAAAGGAGTAGTCAAAGACGTGCAACTCACAGAGGAAAGCGCCAAACGTTTTTACCTGTACCTAGATCTGGTGCCGGTGATGCAAGATGCCCTGGCCAGCTTGGGAGACTGGGCACCCGCCACCCAGAAAGGCCAACCCGTGGCGTACAAAATGTCTTTGTCTGTGGAATTGAACGAGGCCACCATTGGCATACAGTATAGGAACGAAGGCCCGATGGACTAA
- a CDS encoding NAD(P)H-hydrate dehydratase: protein MKILTTQQTRSADAFTIAQEPVSSLDLMERASGAVKGWITARFSPAQPVVVFCGPGNNGGDGLAVARLLHHEGYDVQVFLPDPAQNRSADFTQNLTRLPQEIPTHTLITSEDLPALPPNALVLDALFGSGLSRPLQGLYAELVHWLNENAANILSIDVPSGLLADAPTPEEFSVVQATVTLTFETPKLAFLLPKSGPYVGEWHVLPIGLHPDFLATVETPHQFLTKEVIQHLYRHRQKYAHKGTFGHALLVGGSYGKMGAILLAAQAALRAGVGLLTAQVPAAGYTILQTAVPEAMTLTDLHEHHISTFPATVSQYQCIGIGPGLGQAEDTRLALEALFRSALPPLVLDADALNLLAHDRALLRTLPHHSILTPHLKEFERLAGPAKDDFHRLELLKNFCAEHACYVVLKGAHSCIGTPEGTLYFNSIGNPGMATGGSGDVLTGILTALRAQGYSPLETCQLGVYLHGLAGDLAVAAQERQESLIASDLPKFLGPAFKTLSA, encoded by the coding sequence ATGAAAATCCTGACCACCCAACAGACCCGTTCGGCAGACGCTTTCACTATTGCCCAGGAACCCGTTTCGTCTCTGGACCTGATGGAACGGGCCTCTGGGGCGGTAAAAGGCTGGATCACCGCACGTTTCTCCCCGGCCCAACCCGTAGTAGTTTTCTGCGGCCCCGGCAACAACGGCGGCGATGGATTGGCGGTGGCCAGGTTACTGCACCATGAAGGCTATGACGTGCAAGTGTTCTTGCCAGACCCCGCGCAAAACAGATCCGCAGATTTTACCCAAAACCTCACTCGCCTTCCCCAGGAAATTCCCACGCACACCTTAATTACATCTGAAGATTTACCAGCTCTCCCGCCAAATGCCCTGGTATTGGATGCGTTGTTTGGTTCGGGTTTGTCCAGACCGCTCCAGGGGCTTTATGCAGAACTGGTTCATTGGCTGAATGAGAACGCCGCTAACATACTTTCTATTGATGTGCCTTCTGGGTTACTGGCAGACGCGCCTACGCCCGAGGAATTCTCAGTTGTTCAGGCAACCGTCACGCTCACGTTTGAAACTCCAAAACTGGCTTTTCTGCTTCCGAAATCGGGCCCGTATGTAGGTGAATGGCATGTCTTGCCCATTGGGCTGCACCCCGATTTTCTGGCAACCGTTGAAACGCCGCACCAATTTCTCACCAAGGAAGTCATACAGCACCTGTACCGGCACCGGCAAAAATATGCGCACAAAGGCACCTTTGGCCACGCGCTTCTGGTAGGCGGAAGTTACGGCAAGATGGGCGCCATTCTGCTGGCGGCTCAGGCGGCGCTGCGGGCGGGCGTAGGCTTGCTCACCGCGCAGGTGCCGGCGGCCGGTTACACCATTCTGCAGACCGCAGTACCCGAAGCCATGACCCTCACCGACCTCCATGAGCACCACATCTCCACGTTTCCGGCAACTGTTTCCCAATACCAATGTATTGGCATTGGCCCGGGCCTGGGGCAGGCCGAAGACACGCGGCTGGCCCTGGAGGCATTGTTCAGAAGCGCCTTGCCGCCCCTGGTTTTAGACGCCGATGCCCTCAACCTGCTGGCCCATGACCGCGCCCTTCTTAGAACACTGCCCCACCACAGCATTCTCACGCCCCATCTAAAAGAATTTGAACGCCTGGCAGGCCCGGCAAAAGATGATTTCCATAGGTTGGAGTTGCTGAAAAACTTCTGCGCCGAACATGCCTGCTACGTGGTCTTGAAAGGCGCGCATTCCTGCATTGGCACCCCAGAAGGCACCTTGTATTTCAACAGCATCGGCAACCCCGGCATGGCTACCGGCGGCTCCGGCGATGTACTCACCGGCATCTTGACCGCCCTGAGAGCGCAGGGTTATAGCCCGCTGGAAACCTGCCAGTTAGGGGTGTACCTGCATGGCCTGGCCGGAGATTTGGCAGTAGCCGCCCAAGAAAGACAGGAATCTTTGATTGCCTCTGACCTCCCCAAATTTCTGGGGCCAGCCTTCAAAACCTTGTCTGCCTAA
- a CDS encoding SIMPL domain-containing protein, translated as MNFKTTFLLLSLCLFSLTIFAQTNSNIGVAEEPKVSVVGYGAIAVFPNAAQITISLKFLKPALREAMNENQKVSQEVVDILKKYVADPNDIKVSLISTDKVMKYENSLKKEVLAGYEANQKIIFTLKDLAQMQNFTEEILKTRIYALDRVSYFHTDAALYTKQAQETAVIDARETTERLAKAGNLKLGKVLYLEINSSAAESINQTVDSFQMRTWGKGMGGQGVSSTGQLITYSAQVTMYTKIE; from the coding sequence ATGAATTTTAAAACCACGTTTCTCCTTCTTTCCCTCTGCCTCTTCTCCCTCACCATCTTCGCGCAGACTAACAGTAACATTGGCGTGGCAGAAGAGCCGAAAGTGTCAGTGGTAGGCTATGGGGCCATTGCGGTGTTTCCCAATGCGGCGCAGATTACCATTTCGCTCAAGTTCTTGAAACCAGCCCTGCGCGAGGCCATGAACGAAAACCAGAAAGTAAGCCAGGAAGTGGTGGACATTCTCAAAAAATACGTGGCAGACCCCAATGACATCAAGGTTAGCCTTATCTCCACAGACAAAGTCATGAAGTATGAAAACTCCCTGAAAAAGGAGGTGCTGGCGGGCTATGAAGCCAACCAGAAAATCATCTTCACCTTAAAAGACCTGGCGCAGATGCAGAACTTCACGGAGGAGATTCTCAAAACAAGAATTTACGCGCTGGACCGGGTCTCTTATTTTCACACAGATGCCGCCCTCTACACCAAGCAAGCCCAGGAAACCGCCGTGATAGATGCCCGCGAAACCACTGAGCGCCTGGCCAAGGCCGGTAACCTCAAGCTGGGCAAAGTGCTTTACCTGGAAATCAATTCCAGCGCGGCGGAGTCCATTAACCAAACCGTAGACTCGTTTCAAATGCGCACCTGGGGCAAAGGCATGGGCGGCCAAGGCGTGAGTTCCACCGGGCAGCTCATCACCTACTCCGCGCAAGTCACCATGTACACCAAGATTGAGTAG
- a CDS encoding thioredoxin-like domain-containing protein codes for MQTGNNPNRQLPMLTGRVNAPEINTPHGWLNTGRPYTLKDFRGKLVLLDFWTYGCINCQHLLPDIKRLEQEYAQELVVIGVHSAKFAAEKHSEAIRQAILKFGITHPVVNDADSAVWKQYAVRAWPTVVLIDPNGKVVGQRSGEGIYDEIKPHLDQLIHTFQHQLDRTPFPVQLETASTEVLRFPSKLIADSNTNHLYVADSGNHRILELDTSGQVRTVIGTGRQSFSDGDFAQATFNEPHGLALHNGFLYIADTQNNALRGVNLQTQQVTTVAGTGELSYYFFEDKWGEPVLPNSPWDLAVHQDQLYVASAGNHQILRFDLATQQLYRFAGTGREALADGPFAQAAFSQPSGLALANNTLYVADPEASAVRALDLANGTVATLMGWGLFDFGDVDGTFDEAFLQHPLGLAAHGNLLYLADTYNGKIKVLDLAQKRITTLLAGLQEPAGLLVHQGYLWFTNTNAHQLCKLHLETKALEVVAVRF; via the coding sequence ATGCAAACAGGAAATAACCCCAACCGCCAACTGCCCATGCTCACCGGCCGCGTAAACGCCCCAGAAATCAATACCCCGCACGGCTGGCTCAACACCGGTCGGCCCTACACGCTCAAAGATTTTAGGGGGAAACTAGTCTTGCTTGATTTCTGGACCTACGGCTGCATCAACTGCCAACATTTGCTGCCAGACATCAAACGGCTGGAGCAGGAATACGCGCAGGAACTGGTGGTTATTGGCGTACACTCGGCTAAGTTCGCCGCGGAGAAACACAGTGAGGCCATCAGGCAGGCCATTTTGAAGTTCGGGATTACGCACCCCGTGGTGAATGACGCTGATTCTGCCGTCTGGAAACAGTACGCCGTGCGCGCCTGGCCCACGGTGGTGCTTATTGACCCCAACGGCAAGGTGGTAGGTCAGCGCTCCGGCGAAGGCATCTATGACGAAATAAAACCGCACCTGGACCAGCTCATTCATACATTCCAGCACCAACTTGACCGCACGCCCTTCCCGGTGCAGCTAGAAACTGCCTCTACAGAGGTGCTTCGGTTCCCTTCCAAACTGATAGCTGATTCCAATACCAATCATTTGTATGTAGCTGACTCCGGAAATCACCGCATTCTGGAACTAGACACCTCTGGCCAAGTGCGTACCGTCATTGGCACCGGGCGCCAAAGCTTTTCTGATGGTGATTTTGCCCAGGCTACCTTTAATGAACCACACGGCCTGGCGCTGCACAACGGTTTTTTATACATAGCCGATACCCAAAACAATGCCCTTCGCGGCGTGAACCTCCAGACTCAACAGGTGACCACCGTCGCCGGAACCGGGGAGTTGAGCTATTACTTTTTTGAAGATAAATGGGGCGAGCCCGTGCTGCCCAACAGCCCCTGGGATCTGGCCGTGCACCAAGACCAACTGTACGTGGCCAGCGCCGGCAACCACCAGATTCTGCGCTTCGACCTGGCCACTCAGCAACTGTACCGGTTTGCCGGCACCGGCCGGGAAGCCCTCGCCGATGGTCCATTCGCCCAAGCCGCGTTCAGCCAACCCAGCGGCCTGGCCCTGGCCAACAACACGCTCTACGTGGCAGACCCCGAAGCCAGCGCCGTGCGTGCCCTTGATTTAGCCAACGGTACCGTGGCCACGCTCATGGGTTGGGGCCTCTTTGACTTCGGGGACGTGGACGGCACCTTTGACGAAGCGTTTTTGCAACACCCGTTGGGGCTGGCCGCTCACGGCAACCTACTCTACCTAGCAGATACCTACAACGGCAAAATCAAAGTGCTGGACCTGGCCCAGAAACGCATCACCACACTGCTTGCCGGTTTGCAGGAACCCGCCGGGCTGCTGGTACACCAAGGCTACCTCTGGTTCACCAACACCAACGCCCACCAACTCTGTAAACTGCATTTAGAAACCAAGGCGCTGGAAGTGGTGGCTGTTCGGTTTTAA
- a CDS encoding M50 family metallopeptidase, translated as MKKKLLFLLSMLGGGIIGGAGAAFFLKNNPGAWTKTEVLGAAAAFLLAFVGQVVVHEFGHFLFGKLAGMRFYSFRVGFLALEIENGRLRFRLYKNLGYLGLCVMLPTQEGHNRKTLMLYMVGGLVLNLVSLALCLYLILDRQVTSGFGLWFACSTVFLAFVLFLANAMPIKNSSNIATDGKYLLDGFKQSPDYYSLADILSLNALSLSGEDPAVFMPRFLQRHQQTEDPTFKVNFLAYNYLYYLSTGQPEAAFQTMQEMEPFLEQYPPTQRKEIQKEQLFAYSFLQPAPAKAKEIYQQIETRLALGKSADDYRVQAAYALYIIQEPEKARHFISEGKKVADLSMMKSFVPLEKDLLHTLEKAAQEQHLETV; from the coding sequence ATGAAAAAGAAACTGCTCTTTTTGCTGTCAATGTTGGGCGGCGGCATTATAGGTGGCGCGGGCGCGGCCTTTTTCCTGAAGAACAACCCCGGCGCCTGGACCAAAACCGAAGTATTGGGTGCAGCGGCGGCTTTTCTGCTGGCATTTGTGGGGCAGGTGGTGGTGCACGAGTTCGGGCATTTCCTGTTCGGGAAGCTGGCGGGCATGCGGTTCTACTCGTTCAGGGTGGGGTTTCTGGCCCTGGAGATTGAAAACGGACGGCTTCGGTTCAGGCTGTACAAGAACCTGGGCTACCTGGGGCTCTGCGTCATGCTCCCCACGCAGGAAGGCCATAACCGAAAAACGCTCATGCTCTACATGGTGGGCGGCTTGGTGCTCAACCTGGTATCTTTGGCGCTGTGCCTGTATTTGATTCTGGACCGGCAGGTGACCAGCGGGTTCGGGTTGTGGTTTGCGTGTTCCACCGTCTTTCTGGCCTTCGTGCTGTTCCTTGCCAACGCCATGCCCATCAAGAACAGCAGCAACATTGCCACCGACGGCAAATACCTTTTAGACGGCTTTAAACAATCACCGGACTATTATTCTCTGGCCGATATTCTGTCTCTGAACGCGCTGTCACTGAGCGGCGAAGACCCGGCTGTATTCATGCCCCGTTTCCTGCAGCGCCACCAACAAACCGAAGACCCAACTTTCAAGGTGAACTTCCTGGCGTACAATTACCTGTATTACCTCAGCACCGGGCAACCGGAGGCGGCGTTCCAGACCATGCAGGAGATGGAGCCATTCCTGGAGCAGTACCCGCCTACCCAGCGCAAGGAAATCCAGAAAGAGCAGCTGTTTGCCTACAGTTTTTTGCAGCCAGCCCCCGCCAAGGCCAAAGAAATTTACCAGCAGATTGAAACCCGGCTGGCCTTGGGCAAAAGCGCCGACGACTACCGCGTGCAAGCCGCCTATGCCCTCTACATCATCCAAGAACCGGAGAAAGCGCGCCACTTCATCTCTGAAGGAAAAAAAGTAGCCGACTTGAGCATGATGAAAAGCTTTGTACCGTTAGAGAAAGACTTACTCCACACTCTGGAAAAAGCCGCGCAGGAACAACACTTAGAAACGGTATAA
- a CDS encoding phosphatase PAP2 family protein, whose product MALNLRKLFALPLMWLLLSPAGAAAQAVVPSDSTGTVLLLASLDRPVAFAQAPAEAAPKTGRFLKRAVLPSVVLIAAGISTIKDNGFYSSYDARDDARRNFPNFSTTLDDYLFFVPIVGLYSFNLFSSQNKHDIRRQTGLVLASGLLTTAMVYPTKVLTKQERPNGLPRAFPSGHTAYAFTIATVVDKEFRAKSPWISVGSYTIASATGAMRILNNEHWLSDVLAGAGMGILSVNTVYFLHDKFVKDKGLNATIAPTVLPNGDLGMGFALQF is encoded by the coding sequence ATGGCTTTGAACTTAAGGAAATTATTTGCCCTGCCGCTCATGTGGCTTTTGCTGTCCCCCGCGGGGGCGGCCGCCCAGGCAGTAGTACCGTCAGATTCAACTGGAACGGTGCTGTTGCTGGCATCCCTAGACAGGCCCGTGGCGTTTGCCCAGGCCCCGGCAGAAGCCGCCCCCAAAACCGGCCGCTTCCTGAAACGGGCCGTGCTGCCGTCTGTGGTCTTGATTGCCGCCGGTATCTCCACCATCAAAGACAACGGCTTCTACAGCAGTTATGATGCCCGTGATGATGCCCGCCGCAACTTCCCCAATTTCAGCACCACCCTAGACGACTACCTGTTTTTTGTGCCCATTGTGGGCCTGTACAGCTTTAACCTGTTCTCCTCCCAGAACAAACATGACATCAGGCGGCAAACGGGTCTGGTGCTGGCCTCGGGCTTGCTGACCACCGCCATGGTGTACCCCACCAAAGTCTTGACCAAGCAGGAGCGCCCCAACGGCTTGCCCCGCGCATTCCCATCGGGCCACACGGCCTACGCGTTCACTATTGCCACGGTGGTAGACAAAGAATTCAGAGCGAAAAGCCCTTGGATTAGCGTGGGCAGTTACACCATTGCCTCTGCCACGGGCGCCATGCGCATTTTGAACAATGAGCACTGGCTCTCAGATGTGCTGGCGGGGGCCGGCATGGGCATTCTGTCGGTGAACACGGTGTACTTTCTGCATGACAAATTCGTCAAAGACAAAGGCCTGAACGCCACCATTGCGCCCACCGTGCTGCCTAACGGCGACCTAGGCATGGGCTTCGCGCTGCAGTTCTAG